The Apodemus sylvaticus chromosome 5, mApoSyl1.1, whole genome shotgun sequence genome has a segment encoding these proteins:
- the LOC127684973 gene encoding uncharacterized protein LOC127684973: protein MAGLGARGGSEPLGSELHGAGAAEGGAGSLDVRTQPIGGHAAVGSEAQRRRPPVGGSDGRSRQALGRVSEKGHKHRERPVREEALWGLRHSPSEESRDLTFRCLPSRGSSPGATGRSGSILLRLLSRVLRKPWAAPLVLPSVHSLLNLHVIHDFVPEVNSPTVMTMDKSKQVNKVPSPGDGASLSTCWRMESGKLMKVGRIWNPAVYLKVINNLEVKTHWKPSLCIRFLLKLGWVGMCTPGSTKRGAA, encoded by the exons ATGGCGGGTCTCGGCGCGCGGGGCGGCAGCGAACCTCTAGGCAGTGAG CTCCACGGAGCAGGCGCCGCGGAGGGAGGGGCGGGGTCCTTAGACGTGCGCACGCAGCCAATCGGCGGTCACGCAGCGGTCGGCTCCGAAGCTCAGCGACGCCGTCCTCCGGTGGGCGGAAGTGACGGAAGGTCGCGTCAGGCGCTCGGTAGGGTGAGCGAGAAGGGACATAAGCACCGTGAGCGACCTGTGCGCGAGGAGGCGCTGTGGGGACTGAGGCACAGCCCCTCTGAGGAAAGCCGGGATTTGACGTTTCGATGCCTGCCGAGCCGCGGCTCGTCCCCCGGAGCGACAGGTAGAAGTGGCAGCATCCTGCTCCGCCTACTAAGCCGGGTCCTCCGGAAGCCCTGGGCTGCCCCGCTGGTGTTACCTTCTGTGCATTCTCTCCTAAACCTGCACGTTATTCACGACTTTGTTCCCGAAGTTAATTCACCCACCGTCATGACTATGGACaaaagtaaacaagtaaataaagttCCCTCGCCTGGCGATGGTGCAAGCCTATCTACCTGCTGGAGGATG gAATCAGGCAAACTTATGAAGGTTGGAAGGATCTGGAATCCTGCCGTGTACCTCAAGGTGATCAACAACTTAGAGGTTAAGACCCACTGGAAACCCAGTCTGTGCATCAGGTTTCTCCTGAAGCTGGGCTGG
- the Rab5if gene encoding respirasome Complex Assembly Factor 1 gives MSGGRRKEEPPQPQLANGALKVSVWSKVLRSDAAWDDKDEFLDVIYWFRQIIAVVLGVIWGVLPLRGFLGIAGFCLINAGVLYLYFSNYLQIDEEEYGGTWELTKEGFMTSFALFMVIWIIFYTAIHYD, from the exons ATGAGCGGCGGGCGGCGGAAGGAGGAGCCGCCTCAGCCGCAGCTGGCCAACGGGGCCCTCAAGGTGTCCGTGTGGAGCAAGGTGCTGCGGAGCGACGCGGCCTGGGACGACAAG GATGAATTTTTAGATGTGATCTACTGGTTCCGACAGATCATCGCTGTGGTCTTGGGGGTCATTTGGGGCGTTTTGCCCTTGCGAGGCTTCTTGGGAATAGCAGG GTTCTGCCTGATCAATGCAGGAGTCCTGTATCTCTACTTCAGTAACTACCTACAAATCGACGAGGAGGAGTATGGGGGCACTTGGGAGCTCACCAAGGAAGGCTTTATGACATCatttgccttgttcatg GTCATTTGGATCATCTTTTACACTGCCATCCACTATGACTGA